From a region of the Gemmatimonadales bacterium genome:
- a CDS encoding ABC transporter permease, with protein MIRYIALRLGLLLPTLLGVLAVTFILLDLSPGDPVSAIVGDHADSAEVARVRKQLHLDDPLYLRFGHYVADVATGNLGHSYVTGRPIGRELLRRFPATLRLAATAMAGAIVLGLLIGAIGAVRPGSATDRVMTLAAYAGISFPVYWVGLLLILVFAVALRWLPPSGYGGTLFLVLPATALGMRSVAMLARMTRATMRESLGADPVRTARAKGVSNLTVIVRHALRNALLPIITVIGLDFGSYLTGSILTETIFSWPGVGRYVLTAIDKRDLPAVQGSILFLSLVFVLANLVTDLCYAAADPRVAYD; from the coding sequence ATGATCCGCTACATCGCCCTCCGCCTTGGCCTCCTCCTTCCCACGCTCCTCGGCGTGCTCGCCGTGACGTTCATTCTCCTCGATCTCTCCCCCGGCGATCCGGTCAGCGCGATCGTGGGAGATCACGCCGACAGCGCCGAAGTGGCCCGGGTCCGGAAGCAACTCCATCTCGACGATCCACTCTATCTCCGATTCGGGCACTACGTCGCCGATGTCGCGACGGGGAATCTCGGGCACAGCTATGTCACCGGCCGCCCGATCGGCCGCGAACTGCTGCGACGCTTCCCGGCCACGCTGCGGCTCGCGGCCACGGCAATGGCCGGGGCCATCGTGCTCGGACTTCTGATCGGCGCGATCGGCGCGGTGCGCCCCGGATCGGCAACGGACCGCGTGATGACGCTCGCCGCGTACGCCGGGATATCGTTCCCGGTCTACTGGGTCGGCCTGCTGCTGATTCTGGTCTTCGCCGTGGCGTTACGCTGGTTGCCCCCGTCGGGATACGGCGGCACACTCTTCCTGGTCCTGCCTGCCACCGCGCTCGGCATGCGCTCCGTCGCGATGCTCGCCCGGATGACCCGTGCCACGATGCGCGAATCCCTCGGCGCCGATCCAGTGCGAACCGCCCGCGCCAAGGGAGTATCCAACCTCACCGTCATCGTCCGGCATGCGTTGCGCAACGCGTTGCTCCCGATCATCACCGTCATCGGCCTCGACTTCGGATCGTATCTGACCGGTTCGATCCTCACCGAGACCATCTTCTCGTGGCCGGGGGTCGGCCGCTACGTGCTGACCGCGATCGACAAGCGTGATCTTCCGGCGGTTCAGGGAAGCATTCTCTTCCTCTCGCTGGTGTTCGTCCTCGCCAACCTCGTCACGGACCTTTGCTATGCAGCCGCAGATCCGCGCGTCGCGTATGACTAG
- a CDS encoding ABC transporter substrate-binding protein: protein MRCPVLVLACLALGCSSGIPPGLKYYWNSDPRSLDPALSTDVPTGEAVTLLFDNLTEFDPDGHLVPGLATAWSPSADGRTWTFHLRPGVTFANGRALDPAAIDASMVRALQMANHGGRVWPLLPIDGAEAVVDSGTTALRGLTIVDDTTIAFTLIEPLNIFPELLAMPVAAIVPTPVGDDFGEHPVGSGPWTLVSWSHDDLLVFARNDHWWGTRALADTLRVRIIPEVFTQGAEYESGRLSVVEVPGGETERWQRLHGTELQHRTAIRDWYVAINTRRGALADVRVRQALNHAVNMPAILAQVMHNRGVLAAGSIPPGLAGYDSARARYSYDPALARRLLAAAGHATDLHLELWRTPRAEFARIAQAIQADLGRVGVTVDIIERDAATARAAARKGNTDLFLSDWFADYPDGEDFTYPLFYSGNAGTGGNYAFLHDPQLDSMLITARTTTDTAAKSALLRTIDTRVFDLAPWIFCWFPDDLWAERPEVHGWKYPLVITGQNWTRVSISR from the coding sequence ATGCGCTGCCCCGTTCTAGTGCTGGCTTGCCTCGCCCTCGGCTGCAGCAGCGGGATTCCGCCGGGACTCAAGTACTACTGGAACAGCGACCCGCGGTCGCTCGACCCGGCATTGTCCACAGACGTTCCGACCGGCGAAGCCGTCACACTTCTCTTCGACAACCTCACCGAGTTCGACCCCGACGGACACCTGGTGCCCGGCCTCGCCACTGCCTGGTCGCCGTCTGCCGACGGCCGGACCTGGACATTTCATCTCCGCCCCGGGGTCACCTTCGCCAATGGCCGTGCCCTCGATCCGGCCGCGATCGATGCCTCGATGGTTCGGGCGCTTCAGATGGCGAATCACGGCGGGCGCGTCTGGCCGTTGCTGCCGATCGACGGCGCGGAGGCAGTGGTCGATTCCGGCACGACGGCGTTGCGCGGCCTCACGATCGTCGATGACACCACCATCGCGTTCACGCTCATCGAGCCGCTCAACATCTTCCCCGAACTCCTCGCGATGCCGGTCGCCGCGATCGTCCCGACGCCGGTCGGCGACGATTTTGGTGAGCATCCGGTCGGCAGCGGCCCGTGGACGCTCGTCTCGTGGTCGCACGACGATCTGCTGGTCTTCGCGCGCAACGATCATTGGTGGGGAACGCGCGCACTTGCCGACACGCTCCGCGTGCGGATCATCCCCGAGGTCTTCACGCAGGGCGCCGAGTATGAGTCGGGGCGACTGTCGGTGGTCGAGGTCCCGGGCGGCGAAACCGAACGGTGGCAACGATTGCACGGCACCGAACTGCAGCACCGCACCGCGATTCGCGACTGGTACGTTGCGATCAACACACGGCGCGGTGCGCTCGCCGATGTTCGCGTGCGGCAGGCGCTGAACCATGCGGTCAACATGCCGGCGATCCTGGCGCAGGTGATGCACAATCGCGGCGTGCTCGCCGCCGGAAGTATTCCGCCGGGGCTCGCCGGATACGATTCCGCCCGCGCACGGTATTCGTATGATCCCGCCCTGGCGCGTCGCCTCCTCGCAGCCGCGGGGCACGCCACCGACCTCCACCTTGAGTTGTGGCGCACACCGCGCGCCGAGTTTGCGCGCATCGCGCAGGCGATCCAGGCAGACCTCGGGCGCGTCGGCGTGACAGTCGACATCATCGAGCGCGACGCCGCCACCGCCCGCGCCGCGGCGCGCAAGGGCAACACCGATCTCTTCCTCTCCGACTGGTTCGCCGACTATCCCGACGGCGAAGACTTCACCTATCCGCTCTTCTACTCGGGGAATGCCGGCACCGGCGGCAACTACGCCTTCCTGCACGATCCCCAGCTCGACTCGATGCTGATCACCGCCCGTACCACCACCGACACCGCGGCCAAGTCGGCGCTCCTTCGGACGATCGACACCCGTGTCTTCGACCTCGCTCCGTGGATCTTCTGCTGGTTTCCTGATGATCTGTGGGCCGAGCGGCCTGAAGTGCATGGCTGGAAGTACCCGCTGGTGATTACCGGCCAGAACTGGACCAGGGTGTCGATCTCCCGATGA
- a CDS encoding BamA/TamA family outer membrane protein, with the protein MRSIATFFRRSNPVRERRLMALAAVVLAAAVAKPASAQLVEPVVRSVRFTGNHDVDPDLLAASIATTESTFFARVWWLRWIGLGQKRTFNPVEFATDLQRVRIVMVRSGYPDVKVDTVVKRSPGAVDVTFKITEGTPNRLATLEITGLDSVDNAWRYRQDLPIITGDVASDLKLHETADTLTMRLRNHGYPAAIVAVDESGGADKTNAILRVQTGPFARFGPIHVTAPPPMDTAFVASLVTARPGNEYRWSDLLQSQRALYVSDLFRAAAVGIDTAHYNLQDTIVPLAVAVQPNFGHRVKASAGYGTDDCIRVGTGWTARNFPGTGLVFDVTGQLSKIGVGSPLGFGLDRSLCRSLANDSIGSRVANYGLNASLRRNAFLSAANALTFSVFATRHSEFEVYRRQEVGTSVSLTRVTAIDVPITVTYRIADGTTTADPASFCAFFNTCDARDIAQLQQRQVQGTLSLSATRQRLNNPIDPLRGSVLSASITTSARWLGSSATQQFTRLVGDASGFLPLTRNIVLAGHLRGGIIVSPRVSIDSSAGNFVPPDQRFYAGGAYDVRGYDQNELGPLVYVVPSDSVASNGTFSQTAVRVAPTGGTRVGIGNLELRLPTPFFAGRLRFALFVDAGALWNDAGPAPIRVTPGAGLRYTSPLGPIRLDLGYNKYPLEAGPIYSISTDGSLTLLRDGFVKASTSKWTLHVSIGQAF; encoded by the coding sequence ATGCGGTCAATCGCGACCTTTTTCCGTCGATCGAATCCGGTACGTGAGCGCCGACTCATGGCGCTGGCGGCTGTCGTTCTGGCCGCGGCAGTCGCGAAGCCGGCGTCGGCGCAGCTGGTCGAACCGGTGGTCCGGTCGGTGCGCTTCACTGGCAATCACGATGTCGACCCCGACTTGCTCGCGGCGTCGATCGCGACGACGGAGTCGACCTTCTTTGCCCGTGTCTGGTGGCTTCGGTGGATCGGCCTTGGCCAGAAGCGGACCTTCAACCCGGTGGAATTCGCCACCGACCTGCAGCGGGTCCGCATCGTAATGGTGCGCAGCGGCTATCCCGATGTGAAGGTCGACACGGTGGTGAAGCGCTCACCGGGGGCGGTCGATGTCACCTTCAAGATCACCGAGGGGACGCCGAACCGCCTCGCGACGCTGGAGATCACCGGCCTCGATTCGGTCGACAACGCCTGGCGGTACCGACAGGACCTTCCGATCATTACCGGCGATGTGGCGAGCGATCTCAAGCTGCACGAGACCGCCGACACGCTGACGATGCGGTTGCGCAATCACGGTTATCCGGCGGCGATCGTCGCCGTCGACGAGTCGGGAGGCGCCGACAAGACCAACGCGATCCTGCGGGTGCAGACCGGCCCGTTCGCGCGGTTCGGTCCGATTCACGTCACCGCGCCGCCGCCGATGGATACGGCATTCGTCGCGTCGCTGGTCACCGCGCGGCCCGGCAACGAGTATCGCTGGAGCGACCTGCTCCAATCGCAACGGGCACTCTACGTCTCCGACCTCTTCCGCGCCGCGGCGGTGGGGATCGACACCGCCCACTACAACCTGCAGGACACGATCGTCCCGCTTGCTGTGGCGGTGCAGCCGAACTTCGGTCATCGGGTGAAGGCATCTGCGGGATACGGCACAGATGACTGCATTCGCGTCGGCACCGGATGGACGGCGCGGAACTTTCCCGGGACCGGGCTGGTCTTCGACGTGACGGGACAGCTCTCCAAGATCGGCGTCGGCTCGCCGCTCGGCTTCGGCCTGGATCGCAGTCTCTGCCGCTCGCTGGCCAACGATTCGATCGGCTCACGCGTCGCCAACTACGGACTCAACGCGTCGCTCCGGCGGAACGCGTTCCTCTCAGCGGCCAACGCGCTCACCTTTTCGGTCTTCGCCACACGGCACAGCGAGTTCGAGGTCTATCGCCGCCAGGAAGTCGGCACCTCGGTGTCGCTGACGCGGGTGACCGCGATCGACGTCCCGATCACGGTGACCTATCGCATTGCCGACGGCACCACCACGGCCGATCCGGCGTCGTTCTGCGCCTTCTTCAATACCTGTGACGCACGCGACATCGCACAACTGCAGCAGCGCCAGGTGCAGGGGACGCTGTCGTTGAGTGCCACGCGGCAACGGCTCAACAATCCCATCGATCCGCTCCGGGGCTCGGTCCTGTCGGCATCGATCACCACATCGGCGCGGTGGCTCGGGTCGTCGGCGACCCAGCAATTCACCCGGCTGGTCGGCGACGCATCGGGGTTCCTTCCGCTCACGCGCAACATCGTGCTCGCGGGACATCTCCGCGGCGGGATCATCGTCTCCCCGCGAGTGAGCATCGACAGTTCGGCGGGGAACTTCGTCCCGCCCGACCAGCGGTTCTACGCCGGCGGTGCGTACGATGTCCGCGGTTACGACCAGAATGAACTCGGCCCATTGGTCTACGTGGTGCCCTCGGATTCGGTCGCCTCGAACGGCACCTTTTCGCAGACGGCGGTGCGGGTCGCTCCCACCGGCGGAACACGGGTGGGGATCGGCAACCTCGAATTGCGCCTTCCGACGCCGTTCTTTGCCGGGCGGCTGCGCTTCGCGCTGTTCGTCGATGCCGGCGCGCTCTGGAATGATGCCGGGCCGGCGCCGATCAGGGTTACCCCGGGCGCGGGGCTGCGGTACACGTCGCCGCTCGGCCCGATCCGTCTCGATCTCGGCTACAACAAATACCCGCTCGAAGCCGGGCCGATCTATTCGATCAGCACCGACGGGTCGCTGACGCTGCTGCGCGACGGGTTCGTCAAGGCGAGTACCAGCAAGTGGACGCTGCACGTGTCGATCGGGCAGGCGTTCTGA